Genomic window (Kwoniella botswanensis chromosome 1, complete sequence):
AGTTGTCATATTTGCATTTTATATTGGctagaagaggaaagagtgATGCTGGTACCTAGTATTTAGTGGTGAACGAGAGTCTCGAGGACTAGCAGGAAATGGTTGTAAGGAGTTGGCTAAACATCAACATATTCCATGACGTTGTGACGACTACCGTTCGGCGTTGGGCGTTGAGTCCGGTTCCTAATCCCATTACAAACTGAATACAAGTCGCCGGCTGTGGTACCTCGTAGTCCTGATTAGGATTCacatttgattccgtcgaGTGATGAGTACGAGTGTATAAAAATTTTGAacttctcttctcacttcttcacttctcctctttctctcctcttctgttcCAACACTCATAAAAAGTATCTGTTGTATCATAGGACCACCCAGTCCATCCCTGTGAGTGTCAtcacccttctcatcttctctcttttccaaaCGGAAACAAGACCCCCAAGGATGTTATCGCACTGGGCACTGAATTCATCGGCAAAGATCCGTTGAGATATAGATTATAAAGCCTTTTATCCACTTTAGTAGGGTGGAGCGAGCTTAGAAAACTCGTGACTGAGGGGGTCATCCATACATATCACAGTCTGTCTTGGAGATGTGATAGCTGTAGCTGACATGATTTATAGTCAAAAATGGACAGTGATACCGAAACTCCCTCCAATTTATCTACGGAGGAATTGTTGAAGTTGTTCAATACCATACAAACTTCTGTTGATGCTACGATCTCCTCGTCTGCTCCGTTAGCTACCAAGTGAGCTTCTGTCTATGTTCACGAGCTAGAgtatcaagctgactttatCTTACGATGCTCAGAGTGAAAAACAATGATGATTCCCTTGATTTTACCAATGGTCtatccctccttctcctccgTCCTCAAATGCTATTGTCCTCCTTACAAAACCTCATTATCCTGTTATCCCTTCGTCTGATCGAcccctctttacctttccccaCATCAGACGAAGTACAATCTACAATCTCCCTCTCTACCCCATTTACTGCCCCCCGCTCCCACAAGGACATAGCGAAGAGTAGTGTGGGAAGTATGCTCAGTGAGCTCAGTGGGGAATTGATGTTGGGTCAAGAAGTTATGGATAAAGTTAGAGGTATGGAGAGTAAATTGGAATATCAAATCAAGAAGTTGATAGGTCTCGCCGAAACTAGCGAGAAGAAAGTCACACAGGAGgatgtcgaagaaggtgagcgACTTATACCCAACGATTTACAGCTTCTCGCGCACATATGCGGAGGTGGTATAGTTAGCTGATCCCAATATTATTGTTAGATCCATTATCATTCCGACCCAATCCATCCGCTATAATATCCTCTCGAGAACCCACAACAGCATCCTCCTCTACCAAACCATCCAGATACGCCGCTGCTtcagacgaagaggatggatcttcatctcaGATCTATCGACCCCCTCGAGTCGCAGCAGTTCCATATCTAGAGACCGGTGGAGGTCGATCCGAGCGTAAagagagacagagacagGCTCCAGCACTTTTATCTGAATTTGCAGCTTCTATCGATTCTGCACCCATACTGGAATCAACTTCGGGTCTATCGGTTAGACCAGTCTCTAACAAGGCTACCAACTCTGTATCTGCAAAAAGAGCAGAGGAGCTCAAGAGAATACAAGAGTTTGAAGAATCCAATATGACTAGATTGGTCACCAGTAAGAAAGAAGCTAAGCGCAGGAGGGATGACGAAGCCGCCTTGGCAATGGGTTTCGGTGTCGGCAGTGGGAGAGGTAGACGAGGAAGGAACGGACtggaagctgaattggaaggtGTCCTTGGTGATAGAGGTTCCAAAGGTGTTTGGGACGGGGTGGGTAAATTGGGTCACAGAGGGGACACGTTACAAcgtgggaagaagaggttgaacGGTGGGTTGGGTGGGGAAGGGAAACGACCGGGAGAAAGTGGGAGGTTTGAGAGGGATatgaaaaggaggaagaattGATATACCAATCACGGTATGAAATTTGTATAGCTATTCACCAGTCAAATGCATCTTTGTTGTATAATGTTACGATAACAGTGTCATGCTCATAAGCTGGGTGGTCTGCAAAATCGAAAACGGCATCGATTCATAAAATATACTGAACATATAGAAGTATCAGAAGGACAGATAATTCAGTAGACATCAAATTGAGGGAGCAAGATTGTCTGCGGTTAGCAGTAGATGTCACCGATCGTGAACCCCATCAATTTCAGTTTTGCTTCGATCCTCACGCCGCTTTCAATCGAATGGGATTCATGTCACCTTTTGATTGGCATCCCCAGCGTGTGTTCATGCTTGTTTTAATTGTCAATGACTAGATGCAAGTGCGATCATTTGACTGACCAGAGGCTCTATTTGTCGCGGCGTCATGCGCCCGTTCCCATCTCCATTCCTGTGTCTTGTCCTTATCCTTGCTCACCGCTCGTTTCCCAAGGTTTGGCATTATAATAAGCAGGTTGGAGGTAATATGGGACCTGCTGACTCTGATTCTGATGCTGATTTTGGCTGGGGGTCTGATCGTAAGGGTAAGAAGCCGATACTGGATTAGGCTGCGGTCGTTGGGATGAAGCaagaggtaaaggtaatgGTACATTACTCAACCCCCAAGTACTGTTAAGCTGAGTCTGATATGGTGGTATCTGAGTTGGTTGATAGGGgtattgaggttgatcatgAGTATAATATGGTTGTTGAACGCCTGTTGGTTGGGAAGCGGATCCTCCCTGAGGCGGATAATTATAAACTTGAGCTTGCTGGATGTGTTGACTATGATAAGCACTGGTAGCTGGAGGAGTATGTTCCGTCGAAACCTTGGCGGTCGGACTCGGATCAGGATTAGGTTCACCCCAGATAGCAGCTATGTTAGGTTGACCAACACCAGCACCAACACCCGTACTCGATCTTTTCTGTCCTTtctcactttcttccctcGTCATTGCCCAGATACTATTACCGCCTTGTCCAGGTGCGTTCCCACCTGAGCCAAATAGGAATCCACCGCTTCTCGGAGTGTTCGACGTGATCGTATGAGcatgaggagaagaatgTATGCCCAATGAAGGGGATGCAGTGGTAGGTGGTAAATGGAAATCGGCAGCCGGAGGAGTAGGAGTACTTTCCAACATCAGGTTCTGAAGGAGATCGTACGCTGTTGGCTTCTTCGTCGAAGAGGCAGGGGGTGCAGGTGCTGATGCTGTTGGTGGAAGGGAGATACCGGGAGGTGAACTATGTTTGTATAAATGAGATATTAGTTTCCAATGCGATTTTTGTTCTGGACCTGTATAAGAAAGACACACCTCTTGTTCCAGAAAATCACTTCCTCATTAtccacttccttctcttcgtccCCATCAACACTACTTTCCGAAGCCAAAGTAGCTCGCATAGCTAAATTGACaggatcatcttccgtcTCCGTACTGACAGATGCAATGTCGGATTCTTCTCTGGAATTGACCTGGACAGGTAAGCCCAAAGGTCTTGCAATACCAAGTAAAGCGGATCCAACCTTACAAACCAATAGACACTCATATTAGCCGACACCATGATTCATCGTGGAGAAGCACTCACCGCACTTTGCATAATCAACTTTGCATCTACCTGGATATCCgccaatctcatcaactgCTCCTCGTTGGGATGGACATCACCCTGTGAATCTAAGCCATTACTTTCGTTTTTCTCACTGGTGATCCCCCTTTGGAGCGGTAAGAAGCCTTTCATATCTAGATCCTCCTCGAGAGGTTCAGGTAGAGATGGTAATTGCGAGATTGGAAATACccccatcaaatcatctatcaacTTCTTATAGGTGATCCAGAAGTCCTTGAGTATCGCGGAGGAAGGATGAGCTTGGTTCTGTCTAGATAAATATTCCAAGTCCATTTTGATCCATTTCGAAATTATTCTTAGACTAGGAAGTATCCTTCGTAAAATCGCACTGATATATACCGTCAGATCATCACTTTGTCCTTCTTGTTCGTTATCGTTATCATTATCGTTCTCAACAGATAGAGCGCTTTGGTTGATTATATTGAATTTAActtcttcgatctcttcaCATGCAATTTTCATTATAATTTGTGAGATCCCCAACAACAATTCCAAAGATCTGAATTCACCCTCGTGGGATCTCTGGATCAATTTAGCATCTTGTTCGATCCCAGCGGTATTCCGAGCATGATGATGTAATCCAATAAGTATGATGATTGTCTTGACGATATTTTCAGTTGATAGTTGACGAGATCGCAATAATGAACCCATTTGATCGAACAAGACAGGTTGAAGTGTAGGGATGAATGAGAATCTATTTATGCGAAGACCGAGCAGGTCAGCTAGGAAGGCGTATGTGACACTTGATTCACAACTGACCCAGCTTTGAGATACAGTATTCCAACGAGGACTATCATATCTTCTCTCCACTTTTTCACCTCATTACCAGACTCCAGAGATGGTTCTTCCttgtcttctttcctcctgaCTCTCCATCGCTCAGTGGCTTTACCGAGATATTCATACAATATCCCGTGAATCCCTTTGAAGGCATTCCGTATGGCTGATGCTCTGAAGTAATAATAGATGGTAGAGAAGGAATCGGAGGTATAAGTTGAGATGACAGCCAATTGATTGAAGGCGGCACCTAAGTCATAAGAACGAGCAAGTCAGCAACGACACCTTGTAAAGCATATGTCccatatatgtatatgaacgctcaccatcatcaggTTGTATACTCCTAGCGACTTCATAATACTTCCTAGCCTCACTGTACTTCTCTTCCGATCCACTTTTTCTATTCGATTTCTGATTCCCATTATTGCTGTTGTATTGTTCCTTATATCTCTCCAGATCACCCAGGCATATCAAGCCTTTATAAATTAAATTCAacttatctttcttctcctgtcccctttccccttccacctcgtCATGTGCATCATCGTCGAATCGATTGCCCAGGGGAATCTTCACCtgtagaagggaagaagcgaTACCGGAGAGATCTTGTAATTCGTGATAGTTGTATATTCTCGATATCAGAGATTTGTAAAAACTCTCTTCGCTCGATAAGAATTGCTTAAATCGAGTGATAACTTTTCTCAATTCATTCGAGTTGGAGTTGTTATCAGATCGTCGATCCCTCCTTCCTTGCTGGGGctgggaagaggaagaggaacgTTCGAtatttgatatgatatttcGATAAGCTGAGATGAGTAGATAGGAAGTTTGATGCCATAGATTATCTAATGATTGGGAATAGGGAGACAAGGGATgtgagaagatcaagaggagatgaaTTTCACGACATCTAAGCAACAAGGAATGTCAGTCGTGATTGAGGGTCAAGAGTCAAGGACAAGCGTATGATAAGCAGCTTACCTCTGTCTAGATTGTTCGGCTTCTCTACTCCAGGGTGGTTGGGTCGATAAGATACCATTTAAATTCCCAGCTTCAGCTCGAGCATCGCTGTTCCCACGACATCGAGAAGAGGGgtcatcagctcaagctaCGTAAAGGTAGTAGCACCATAGTAACTGATAACTCACCGATCAAGCTCAGCAGCATTGCGTCTCTGTGCTCCCCCACTCCTCGCATGACTCTGTGAGTGTGATTGTCTTCGTGACATCTCGGTGATATGAGATAGACCAGACGATAAGAGATGTTGAACCTCGGTTTATTCGCAGATGACTTGGATTTCACGACTGAGTGTTAAGGTCTCATCGTACCGCAATCTCATGAATGACGGAACGACGATCCAGTCGGAGGCTGAGGCTGAATATGCAAAGATATGAAAGGATAGGTGTCacgaaaaggaaggaaggaagatgtcaGTAGGGAGGGAGATGTTCAACAGACATAATTGAACCAACCGGTGACGAATAAGGTTGTGTGCAGTGGGTGAATAGCAGTTCCTGAATCCCATACATCAttccatcacatcatcatgcaatcatcataccatcGCGATCCATACCCCAGCAGCAATCATCTCACTACTCAATGATTGCAACACATAGATGATGCAACGCCTACATATAGTGCTGattctcttccaattcgtcAAAAAGAATCTGCATGAGAAGAAGGCGGAAAGAGTACATAAATCTCCTCTTGACTGCTTTCCCCAAAAGTTTTGTTTGTGAACCGAAAGAGATAATAATCCATCCCAAATCATCCCAATTGGATCATATCCACTTTCCCTACAACAATCCCTACTAGCCAACCCATCAACAATACAAAAGCTATCTCTATCGAAAAACTTAGGCAGTGTCGACGGTCTTTCCGGCGGTACCTCGCTATATGACATCGGAAACACAAGATCATCAGTAAacagaagaacaagaacaaacTGAGTATGGAGGGAAGAGCGAATACTTACGAGAAGACCAGTTCTTCTGGCAGCGATAAGACCGGCTTTTTGACCTGAAGGAGCATCTCTGGCCATTGTGGAAGCGTGACCGATGTGTTGATGGTTACCACCACCGTGAGGGTGATCGACGGGGTTCATAGCAACACCTCTGGTTCTAGGCCATGAGTTTCTCTTGGCTCTCATAGCGTGGTGTTTTCGACCAGCTTTAAGGAAAGGTTTGTCGATTCTTCCACCACCAGCGATGATACCAACGGTAGCTCTGCATCTGGATGAGATGGTCTTCTTGGCACCGGAAGGTAATCTGATTCGGGTAACACCAGTCTCAGAGTGTCCAATGACGGTAGCGTAGTTACCGGAAGTTCTAGCCAAAGCTCCTCGATCACCAATCTTTTCTTCAACGTTACAGACGATGGTACCTTCGGGACATTGAGAGATGGGCAAGACGTTTCCGACGTTCAAAGTAGCTTTTTTACCGGCGTAGATGAATGATCCGGTAGAGATACCTTCAGCAGCGAGGAAGGTTTCCTTTCGGAGCTTGTATCGGTATGGGTCTCGGAAGACGACGGTGGCGAGGGGAGCACCTCTGAAGGAGCACGGGCGTCAGCGAGTGTTCAAGAATGATTTGTATATCATAGCGTTCCATCTCTCCACGTCAATtccatctatccatccttcttctaaaCGATTGTGGTGCTGTCGTCGAAACGTCCAATTCACTGGGCATTGATGCCCACTATCCtctcttgacatcttccatccGCTTCCATGCAATGCGCTCCCTCATGCCACACTATAACCCCCTCCTATTCCCAGATCCATCGCCTTATAAGACGAAACATCACTCACCGACCAGCATCGTGGATAACTTCCCTAACCACACCTCTGATGTAACCGTTCTTCTCGGCGAAATCGAGGTTCCTCAATCGAGCGGGGTTCTTGTTGTGGTGGGTGTGGGATTTGAAAATACCACCGGATTTTCTTTGAGCTCGGATGACTCGCTATATAACACAGCCAAACAACAAATGTCAGATTATCGTTCGTCTCTTCTCTGTTCTCC
Coding sequences:
- a CDS encoding 60S ribosomal protein L2-A; its protein translation is MEKDKIEFRVIGQIDEEVEFAIVLDGLDWIGNGKEMRVIRAQRKSGGIFKSHTHHNKNPARLRNLDFAEKNGYIRGVVREVIHDAGRGAPLATVVFRDPYRYKLRKETFLAAEGISTGSFIYAGKKATLNVGNVLPISQCPEGTIVCNVEEKIGDRGALARTSGNYATVIGHSETGVTRIRLPSGAKKTISSRCRATVGIIAGGGRIDKPFLKAGRKHHAMRAKRNSWPRTRGVAMNPVDHPHGGGNHQHIGHASTMARDAPSGQKAGLIAARRTGLLRGTAGKTVDTA